From a region of the Seleniivibrio woodruffii genome:
- a CDS encoding glucose-6-phosphate isomerase: MKRIRVDYNYVMDKYIAGGLSEEQLEEYKEKAKLGLSRLLRMYDNGDAGFIGLPSQSTAPLKKFAKEINGKFNDLIVVGIGGSSLGVETVCNAMLPFGYNARSFAERGCFPRVWVADNVDPSKINSILSECQPEDTFVCIITKSGSTVETAANFGVIYEWLTTKVKNPKKQICAITDPEKGSLRAMANDKGFVSFDVQPNVGGRFSVLSPVGLVPAAILGLDIDKLLQGAMSANKDGYEQILTLSAIYMYFMDKGKNINVMMPYSSRLISFADWFCQLWGESLGKSKTKNGQHISFGTTPVRATGTIDQHSQVQLYKEGPNDKVFTFIEVLNHDKDKKIVSPYEAYDYLNGHTLGKLCNIELMGTEAALKTADRPSVKISLDIVDEYTIGALFMLWQYIVPVIGLAYDIDPFDQPGVEEGKDYAYSMLGRKGYDSTKDILTEIYKKQNDFIV; encoded by the coding sequence ATGAAGCGGATTAGAGTCGATTACAATTATGTGATGGACAAGTACATCGCCGGCGGTCTCAGCGAGGAACAGCTTGAAGAATACAAAGAGAAGGCAAAGCTGGGGCTGTCCCGTCTGCTTCGAATGTATGACAACGGAGACGCAGGGTTCATCGGGCTTCCTTCCCAGAGCACCGCACCGCTGAAAAAATTTGCCAAAGAGATAAACGGCAAGTTCAACGACCTGATAGTTGTTGGCATAGGCGGCAGCTCTCTTGGAGTGGAAACCGTTTGCAACGCAATGCTGCCCTTCGGCTATAACGCCCGCTCGTTCGCAGAGAGGGGATGCTTTCCCCGTGTGTGGGTGGCGGACAACGTTGACCCCAGCAAGATAAACTCCATTCTGTCAGAATGTCAGCCGGAGGATACCTTCGTCTGCATCATCACAAAATCCGGAAGCACGGTTGAGACAGCCGCAAACTTCGGGGTTATCTACGAATGGCTTACAACTAAAGTTAAAAATCCGAAAAAACAGATATGCGCAATCACCGATCCTGAAAAGGGCTCGCTGAGGGCTATGGCTAACGACAAAGGCTTTGTTTCGTTCGATGTTCAGCCGAACGTGGGCGGACGCTTCAGCGTTCTTTCTCCCGTCGGGCTTGTTCCTGCGGCCATTCTGGGGCTTGATATAGACAAGCTGCTTCAGGGGGCAATGTCGGCCAACAAGGACGGATATGAGCAGATACTCACCCTGTCCGCAATCTATATGTATTTCATGGATAAGGGTAAAAACATAAACGTAATGATGCCTTATTCCTCAAGGCTGATATCCTTTGCGGACTGGTTCTGTCAGCTCTGGGGCGAGAGCCTCGGCAAGAGCAAAACTAAGAACGGTCAGCATATCTCTTTCGGAACAACCCCTGTGCGTGCCACAGGAACCATAGATCAGCATTCTCAGGTTCAGCTGTACAAAGAGGGACCTAACGATAAAGTATTTACATTCATAGAGGTTCTGAACCATGACAAGGACAAGAAGATAGTTTCGCCCTATGAGGCATATGACTATCTGAACGGTCACACACTGGGTAAGCTCTGCAACATCGAGCTGATGGGAACGGAAGCCGCCCTTAAGACCGCCGACAGACCCTCGGTCAAGATATCCCTTGATATAGTTGACGAATACACCATCGGCGCACTGTTCATGCTTTGGCAGTACATAGTTCCGGTGATAGGCCTTGCATACGACATCGATCCGTTCGACCAGCCAGGTGTTGAAGAGGGCAAAGACTACGCCTATTCAATGCTCGGCAGAAAGGGTTATGACTCCACGAAAGATATACTGACGGAGATATACAAGAAGCAGAATGACTTTATCGTTTGA
- the hcp gene encoding hydroxylamine reductase encodes MFCFQCQEAAKGTGCTVKGVCGKTDTCAALQDALVHTLKGISLYAENTNADKKYGRFVSQALFATITNANFDDARIYELILEGVKLRNELKAISGANVTCDCANWIPSSMADAIAKGNSFGVLSQENEDIRSLRELLIYGLKGIAAYADHAYVLGYEDTAIYNHMFKALAATTKDLSADELVAMIMKTGESAVTTMALLDKANTSTYGNPEVTEVNIGVGARPGILISGHDLRDLKDLLEQTKGTGVDVYTHSEMLPAHYYPEFKKYENFVGNYGNAWWKQDKEFESFNGPILMTTNCIVPVRESYKNRMFTTGMAGYPGLKHIADRKEGGQKDFSEVIALAKTCPAPTQIETGKIVGGFAHAQVMAVADKVVEAVKAGAIKRFVVMAGCDGRHKERSYFTEVAENLPQDAVILTAGCAKYRYNKLNLGDIGGIPRVLDAGQCNDSYSLAVIALKLKEVFGLDDINKLPLSFDIAWYEQKAVAVLLALLFLGVKGVRLGPTLPAFLSPNVAKVLVDNFDIKPIGDVEGDVAKIMVGA; translated from the coding sequence ATGTTCTGTTTTCAATGTCAGGAAGCAGCCAAAGGAACAGGCTGTACCGTTAAAGGCGTATGCGGTAAAACCGATACTTGCGCCGCTCTTCAGGATGCACTTGTCCACACGCTGAAAGGCATCTCTCTTTATGCAGAAAACACAAACGCCGACAAAAAATACGGCCGTTTTGTATCACAGGCGCTTTTCGCCACAATAACCAACGCAAACTTCGACGATGCCCGTATCTACGAGCTTATCCTTGAAGGCGTTAAACTCCGCAACGAACTCAAAGCGATCTCCGGCGCAAACGTCACCTGCGACTGCGCAAACTGGATCCCCTCAAGCATGGCTGATGCAATCGCAAAAGGCAACTCCTTCGGCGTTCTCTCTCAGGAAAACGAAGACATCCGCTCTCTGCGCGAACTGCTCATCTACGGTCTGAAAGGCATCGCAGCCTACGCTGACCACGCATATGTTCTCGGCTATGAAGACACAGCAATCTACAACCACATGTTCAAAGCTCTGGCAGCAACAACAAAAGACCTGTCCGCTGATGAACTGGTGGCTATGATAATGAAAACAGGCGAATCCGCAGTAACCACTATGGCTCTGCTGGACAAAGCCAACACATCCACATACGGCAACCCCGAAGTTACTGAAGTTAACATCGGTGTCGGCGCAAGACCCGGCATCCTTATCTCCGGTCACGACCTGAGAGACCTTAAAGACCTGCTTGAGCAGACTAAAGGCACAGGCGTGGATGTATATACCCACAGCGAAATGCTCCCCGCTCACTACTACCCCGAATTCAAAAAATACGAAAACTTCGTGGGCAACTACGGAAACGCATGGTGGAAACAGGACAAGGAATTCGAATCCTTCAACGGTCCTATCCTTATGACAACTAACTGTATCGTGCCCGTGAGAGAATCTTACAAGAACAGAATGTTCACAACAGGCATGGCAGGCTACCCCGGTCTTAAACACATCGCCGACAGAAAAGAAGGCGGTCAGAAAGACTTCAGCGAAGTTATCGCTCTGGCTAAAACATGTCCCGCTCCTACTCAGATCGAAACAGGCAAGATCGTCGGCGGTTTCGCACACGCTCAGGTCATGGCTGTTGCAGACAAAGTGGTTGAGGCTGTTAAAGCAGGCGCAATCAAAAGATTCGTTGTTATGGCAGGATGCGACGGCCGCCACAAGGAAAGAAGCTACTTCACAGAAGTTGCCGAAAACCTTCCCCAGGATGCAGTCATCCTTACGGCAGGCTGTGCAAAATACCGCTACAACAAGCTGAATCTCGGCGACATCGGCGGTATCCCCAGAGTGCTTGACGCAGGTCAGTGCAACGACAGCTACTCGCTGGCAGTCATCGCCCTTAAACTGAAAGAAGTATTCGGTCTGGACGACATCAACAAACTTCCTCTGTCATTCGATATCGCATGGTACGAGCAGAAGGCAGTTGCGGTGCTCCTCGCCCTGCTCTTCCTCGGTGTTAAAGGCGTACGCCTCGGACCGACCCTTCCCGCTTTCCTCTCACCCAACGTGGCAAAAGTCCTCGTTGACAACTTCGACATCAAGCCCATCGGCGATGTTGAAGGCGACGTAGCCAAAATAATGGTCGGTGCATAA
- a CDS encoding NAD-dependent malic enzyme has product MRIEYSNKVIRTLTVKVTDKPGFLGKITTAIGECGGLIGEISTTHVGKGYKIRALDVYAEDENNLNEMLLALKNIEGSELVSVTDVVEENHMGGKIEIRPTVDINSLDDLRIVYTPGVASICHKIQQNPELARKFTTISNNVAIVTNGTAVLGLGDIGAVAGMPVMEGKGMLFKILADINGIPILLDTKDPEEIINTIKHIAPTFGAIKLEDIKAPECFEIEEKLDAMLDIPVLHDDQHGTAVVVLAALINIAKYTFLNLRESSVGIIGLGAAGTGIMKLLKAYGVKTFNGVDLDVSAMERFESLGGTRKDLRGVVSESRIVIATTGCPNLITPDMIQEGQVILALSNPNPEIDPDLAVKSGAIFAADGKSVNNALAFPGLFKGALISNARTINDQMKIAAAKAIASFALDGDLVPNILDKNVHNAVAKEVETAAYRSGSARYTEE; this is encoded by the coding sequence ATGAGGATTGAATATTCCAACAAGGTCATAAGGACTCTGACTGTCAAAGTTACCGATAAACCGGGATTCCTCGGAAAAATAACCACCGCCATAGGCGAATGCGGCGGACTGATAGGTGAAATTTCCACAACCCACGTCGGAAAGGGATATAAGATCCGTGCTCTGGACGTCTACGCTGAAGATGAGAACAACCTCAACGAAATGCTCCTTGCGCTTAAAAACATTGAAGGCAGCGAGCTTGTTTCGGTAACGGATGTTGTTGAGGAGAATCACATGGGTGGAAAGATCGAGATACGCCCCACTGTGGATATCAATTCTCTGGACGACCTCCGCATAGTCTACACGCCCGGTGTGGCCTCAATCTGCCACAAGATTCAGCAAAACCCCGAACTTGCCAGAAAATTTACAACTATCAGCAACAACGTTGCGATAGTCACCAACGGAACGGCTGTCCTCGGCCTTGGCGACATAGGTGCAGTTGCCGGAATGCCCGTTATGGAGGGCAAAGGCATGCTGTTCAAGATTCTGGCGGATATCAACGGCATCCCGATACTTCTTGATACCAAAGACCCTGAAGAGATAATCAACACCATAAAGCATATAGCTCCAACATTCGGAGCAATCAAGCTGGAAGACATAAAGGCTCCGGAGTGCTTCGAGATTGAGGAGAAGCTGGATGCAATGCTTGATATTCCGGTTCTGCACGATGATCAGCACGGAACAGCGGTTGTTGTTCTGGCGGCACTCATAAACATTGCCAAATATACGTTCCTTAACCTCCGTGAGTCCAGTGTTGGCATAATCGGCCTCGGAGCCGCAGGAACGGGAATAATGAAGCTCCTTAAGGCCTACGGAGTTAAGACGTTTAACGGTGTGGACCTTGATGTGTCCGCCATGGAGCGTTTCGAAAGCCTTGGCGGAACCAGAAAAGACCTGAGAGGGGTTGTGTCGGAATCCAGAATTGTTATCGCAACCACAGGCTGTCCGAACCTCATAACACCGGATATGATTCAGGAGGGGCAGGTTATCCTTGCGCTCTCTAACCCTAATCCCGAAATAGATCCTGACCTTGCCGTTAAGAGCGGAGCAATATTCGCCGCAGACGGTAAATCGGTTAACAACGCACTTGCGTTTCCCGGACTTTTCAAGGGTGCTCTGATTTCAAACGCCAGAACTATAAACGACCAGATGAAGATCGCAGCGGCAAAGGCAATCGCTTCCTTCGCTCTGGACGGCGACCTTGTGCCGAATATTCTCGACAAGAACGTCCACAATGCGGTGGCGAAAGAGGTTGAGACAGCGGCCTACAGATCCGGCTCTGCCAGATACACAGAGGAATAA
- the tilS gene encoding tRNA lysidine(34) synthetase TilS, whose product MTLSFEKKLSARLGELNGKRLLVAFSGGKDSVSLLHFLKKNEGIKGYQLSACHVNHMYRKTAWWDEKFCSDFCEKYSIPFVSFRCDVPRYCAVKKMSFEHGARVIRYRALNDAAAGFNADMILTAHTRDDLVETFFIQAVQGASPFSLKGIREQDGMLCRLMLDITSEEIYEYLNKYNVSYVIDETNNDENFLRNFIRKNVTAKLAEFRKGYEENIISYLKDSVRFDSYLAEKLEPMIENHQADVLAVKTDVFESLNELEQEYILHRMGSACFRFERRHLAEMQKILDNEFSVRADMPDGYKFEKSDKFIRLYHGRNIAYFELTKPAGADSLYVPQTGKTLRFKGGWKDEELTVRNRRPGDRIKMKKVKDVFIDRKLDLYTRDTALIILEKNVIVWVENISHDASITLYVK is encoded by the coding sequence ATGACTTTATCGTTTGAGAAGAAACTGTCGGCAAGACTTGGTGAACTGAACGGTAAACGACTGCTGGTTGCTTTTTCCGGCGGCAAAGACTCTGTGTCGCTGCTGCATTTCTTAAAAAAGAATGAAGGGATAAAAGGTTATCAACTTTCCGCCTGCCATGTGAACCATATGTACCGCAAAACCGCATGGTGGGATGAGAAGTTCTGTTCCGATTTCTGCGAAAAATATTCGATACCTTTTGTTTCGTTCCGGTGCGATGTGCCCAGATACTGTGCTGTGAAGAAAATGAGCTTCGAGCACGGGGCGAGGGTGATACGCTATCGTGCGCTGAACGACGCTGCGGCAGGGTTTAACGCCGATATGATACTCACGGCGCACACCAGAGACGACCTTGTGGAGACCTTTTTCATTCAGGCCGTTCAGGGGGCTTCGCCGTTTTCGCTGAAAGGCATCAGAGAGCAGGACGGAATGCTTTGCAGGCTGATGCTGGATATTACTTCCGAAGAAATTTACGAATACCTGAACAAATACAACGTATCCTATGTCATTGATGAGACCAACAATGACGAAAACTTTCTGAGAAACTTCATCCGCAAAAACGTCACGGCGAAACTGGCGGAGTTCAGAAAAGGATATGAAGAGAACATTATATCTTATCTGAAAGACAGCGTCAGGTTTGATAGTTATTTAGCAGAAAAACTTGAACCGATGATTGAGAATCATCAGGCGGACGTTCTGGCTGTTAAAACCGATGTTTTCGAATCGCTGAACGAACTGGAGCAGGAATACATCCTCCACAGGATGGGTTCCGCCTGTTTTCGTTTCGAACGCAGACATCTGGCTGAGATGCAGAAAATTCTGGATAACGAGTTTTCGGTAAGGGCGGATATGCCCGACGGATACAAATTCGAGAAGAGCGATAAGTTCATAAGGCTTTATCACGGCAGGAATATCGCATATTTCGAACTGACAAAACCGGCCGGAGCCGACAGCCTTTATGTTCCTCAGACAGGGAAGACCTTGCGGTTCAAAGGCGGATGGAAGGATGAGGAACTAACCGTGCGCAACAGGCGTCCGGGAGACAGAATAAAGATGAAAAAGGTCAAAGATGTCTTCATAGACAGGAAACTTGACCTATACACAAGGGATACCGCATTAATAATTCTTGAAAAAAATGTCATCGTATGGGTTGAAAATATCTCACATGATGCTAGTATAACCCTTTATGTGAAATAA
- the fldA gene encoding flavodoxin FldA, whose product MGSIGLFYGSSGGTTEGVAQKIAAALNAKGFVVDVINIANANKAVFEKYDKLILGSSTWGMGDLQDDWENFMGELEEIDFNGKTVAFFGTGDQDTYSDTFLDAMGILYEKVVDSKVNIVGTWPVDGYNFSDSKAVIDGEFIGLAIDDDNQASMTKKRIADWADMLTGQMA is encoded by the coding sequence ATGGGCAGCATCGGACTTTTTTACGGATCCAGCGGCGGAACGACAGAGGGCGTAGCACAGAAAATAGCTGCGGCTCTTAATGCAAAAGGCTTTGTGGTGGATGTCATCAACATTGCTAACGCAAACAAGGCCGTTTTTGAAAAGTATGACAAATTGATCCTCGGCTCTTCCACATGGGGCATGGGCGACCTTCAGGATGACTGGGAAAACTTCATGGGCGAACTGGAGGAGATAGATTTCAACGGTAAGACTGTTGCCTTTTTCGGCACAGGAGATCAGGACACATATTCGGATACCTTCCTCGATGCAATGGGAATCCTTTATGAGAAGGTGGTGGACAGCAAAGTGAACATAGTGGGCACATGGCCTGTTGACGGATATAATTTCAGCGATTCTAAGGCTGTTATCGACGGCGAGTTCATAGGGCTTGCCATTGACGATGATAATCAGGCTTCCATGACAAAAAAGCGCATAGCTGACTGGGCAGATATGCTGACAGGTCAGATGGCGTAG
- a CDS encoding S1C family serine protease, protein MKKLLLLITVMLMIFGCGKEKPEEIKTPEQSQSSAPAAPPQGSNRYSPVVNAIKLIENSVVNIRTEKLIRTSVGPFGQETLHGENYINDFFGQDRVYKTQSLGSGFIVKPDGTIITNYHVIESATKIYVITTDNKSYEARLVGGDKILDIAVLKIIQAGEYPAAKVGNSDNAMLGETVIAMGNPLGLNSSITTGVISSVKRVINIGNGYAMYIQTDALINPGNSGGPLINLDGEVVGINSAMVQEAQGIGFSIPINTAMRVLPEILKNGKVTAGHMGFAAREQKEPDGVSLVVTRVEKGSNAEKIDMKVGDRILQINGYPVSSLLAMSNMLRSYPPGSAIELIVGRGSKTFKGQILLTEYPENYGIDSLKNTYGLIFGKKGNHLIIESRGISTTVQEGDVLMAMNDSEINDIKQLNTYIIDNMGREIVMTLFRYGQLFRVKFQL, encoded by the coding sequence ATGAAAAAATTACTGTTGCTGATAACTGTGATGCTTATGATCTTCGGCTGCGGAAAAGAGAAGCCTGAGGAAATAAAAACTCCCGAACAGAGTCAATCCTCCGCACCGGCCGCACCCCCGCAGGGCAGCAACAGATATTCTCCGGTGGTCAACGCCATCAAACTTATAGAAAACTCGGTTGTCAATATCCGTACTGAAAAACTCATCCGCACTTCAGTAGGCCCCTTCGGGCAGGAAACTCTCCACGGAGAGAACTACATAAACGACTTTTTCGGGCAGGACAGGGTATACAAGACCCAGAGTCTTGGATCGGGCTTCATTGTTAAACCGGACGGAACCATAATCACCAACTACCACGTTATCGAATCAGCCACAAAAATATACGTTATCACAACCGACAACAAAAGCTATGAAGCAAGGCTTGTTGGCGGCGACAAGATTCTCGACATTGCTGTGCTCAAGATAATTCAGGCGGGAGAATATCCGGCCGCCAAAGTCGGCAACAGCGACAACGCCATGCTGGGCGAAACAGTCATTGCCATGGGAAACCCGCTGGGGCTGAACAGCTCCATCACAACAGGCGTCATAAGCTCGGTTAAAAGGGTTATAAACATCGGCAACGGCTACGCAATGTACATCCAGACCGACGCACTCATAAACCCCGGAAACTCCGGAGGCCCGCTGATAAACCTCGACGGCGAGGTTGTGGGAATAAACTCCGCTATGGTTCAGGAGGCTCAGGGAATCGGATTCTCAATCCCCATCAATACCGCAATGCGTGTTCTGCCGGAAATACTTAAAAACGGCAAGGTGACCGCCGGACACATGGGATTCGCAGCCAGAGAACAGAAAGAGCCTGATGGTGTCAGCCTCGTTGTCACCAGAGTTGAAAAAGGTTCCAATGCTGAAAAGATTGATATGAAGGTCGGCGACAGAATATTGCAGATAAACGGATATCCGGTTTCGTCACTGCTGGCCATGAGCAACATGCTGAGAAGTTATCCCCCCGGTTCCGCCATTGAGCTGATAGTGGGCAGAGGTTCAAAGACCTTCAAAGGTCAGATACTTCTGACGGAATATCCCGAAAACTACGGCATAGATTCCCTCAAAAACACCTACGGGCTGATCTTCGGCAAAAAGGGCAACCACCTGATAATCGAATCCAGAGGGATCTCCACCACTGTTCAGGAGGGGGATGTTCTGATGGCAATGAACGACAGCGAAATCAATGATATAAAACAGCTGAACACTTACATAATAGACAATATGGGCAGGGAGATAGTCATGACCCTGTTCCGTTACGGTCAGCTTTTCAGAGTTAAATTTCAGCTTTGA
- a CDS encoding ATP-dependent DNA helicase, which translates to MSVKHYFEDGGAMSDALPRYRKRQAQIDAAEFIYESMQSHTPAVLEAPTGSGKTMAYLVPSFELNRRIIISTKTKQLMSQIAGKDIKSARKIFGKDKYVAVLKGRKNYFCHLRFFKLVYPHPGRYENVIQWYETVAREEIIEMPVGAFNMGEIENITTDSWMCPASKCEFYDICSFYRAKQNANDADIVITNHYLLMSDFALKAESEHASIFDFADHIIMDEAHSIPDIFPRFAGTELSLRSFLRVMNENRPVFDPREIEIAAGLLSGLLEDITERRYTSEIKERLLGYISFVNKAIGEKDVDDLKQMHKRLNDKAESVMGDSEGVRFAEVERGDITLQYIPFDASEKLREGLKNSCLSPVFISATLSVKGTFDYFLNETGYKEDEVSSKSLEPVFNMEEQGRLMVKDCDDAFYEELALKAKGSVLIICNSVSRMNRVTKLLKQIIPDRVFAQSEIDISDTEGLIDTFFVGCAVFREGMDFAHTGISYVVLDKLPFEYFEDIVLKERASSLKNKGLDPFKDYFLPRAVIYYRQAVGRLLRHEDDHGIWAVLDTRMETKSYGKYFRDVLNNVPKIDSIDDAVRFLEVTDEAD; encoded by the coding sequence ATGTCCGTTAAACATTATTTTGAAGACGGCGGGGCAATGTCCGATGCTCTGCCGAGATATCGCAAAAGGCAGGCGCAGATAGATGCTGCGGAGTTCATCTATGAGTCCATGCAGAGCCACACGCCTGCTGTTCTTGAGGCTCCCACAGGCTCCGGAAAGACAATGGCATACCTTGTGCCGTCCTTCGAGCTTAACCGCCGCATCATAATATCCACCAAAACAAAACAGCTTATGTCCCAGATTGCGGGCAAAGACATAAAATCCGCCAGAAAGATATTCGGCAAGGATAAATACGTTGCCGTACTAAAGGGCAGAAAGAACTATTTCTGTCACCTTAGGTTCTTCAAACTGGTATATCCGCACCCCGGCAGATACGAGAACGTTATCCAGTGGTACGAAACGGTTGCCAGAGAAGAGATAATAGAGATGCCCGTTGGCGCATTCAATATGGGAGAGATTGAGAACATCACCACGGATTCGTGGATGTGTCCAGCATCCAAATGCGAGTTCTATGATATCTGCTCTTTTTACAGAGCCAAGCAGAACGCCAACGATGCTGACATAGTAATAACAAATCACTACCTGCTGATGAGCGATTTTGCCCTGAAAGCGGAGAGCGAGCACGCAAGTATATTTGATTTTGCCGACCATATAATAATGGACGAGGCACATTCAATTCCCGATATTTTCCCCCGTTTTGCAGGAACAGAACTGTCTCTGCGCAGTTTTCTGCGGGTGATGAACGAGAACAGACCCGTTTTTGACCCCAGAGAGATAGAGATCGCCGCTGGTCTTCTGTCAGGTCTTCTGGAGGATATCACCGAGCGCAGATACACTTCCGAGATAAAGGAACGGCTTCTCGGATATATATCCTTTGTTAACAAGGCCATAGGCGAAAAGGACGTTGACGACCTTAAGCAGATGCACAAGCGGCTGAACGACAAGGCCGAGAGCGTCATGGGCGACAGCGAGGGCGTGCGGTTTGCGGAGGTTGAGCGGGGCGACATAACGCTCCAGTATATACCGTTTGACGCATCGGAGAAACTGAGGGAAGGGCTGAAAAATTCCTGCCTGTCTCCTGTGTTCATCAGTGCAACCCTTTCGGTTAAAGGAACATTCGACTATTTTCTGAATGAAACCGGATATAAAGAGGATGAGGTGTCCTCGAAAAGCCTTGAACCTGTATTCAATATGGAAGAACAGGGCAGGCTGATGGTCAAGGACTGTGACGATGCCTTTTATGAAGAGCTTGCTCTCAAAGCGAAAGGCTCGGTGCTGATAATCTGCAACAGTGTGTCCCGAATGAACAGGGTCACAAAGCTTCTTAAGCAGATAATCCCCGACAGGGTGTTTGCTCAGAGTGAAATAGACATAAGCGACACAGAGGGGCTGATCGATACGTTTTTTGTGGGCTGTGCAGTGTTTCGGGAGGGGATGGATTTTGCACATACGGGTATTTCCTATGTGGTGCTCGATAAGCTCCCTTTCGAATATTTCGAGGATATAGTTTTGAAAGAGCGTGCATCTTCTTTGAAAAATAAAGGACTTGACCCTTTTAAAGACTATTTTTTGCCCCGTGCTGTGATATACTATCGACAGGCAGTGGGAAGGCTCCTCAGACACGAGGACGACCACGGCATTTGGGCTGTTCTGGACACCAGAATGGAGACCAAAAGTTATGGAAAGTATTTCCGTGATGTGTTAAATAATGTACCGAAGATAGATTCCATTGATGATGCGGTTCGTTTTCTGGAGGTAACTGATGAAGCGGATTAG
- the hpt gene encoding hypoxanthine phosphoribosyltransferase, with amino-acid sequence MRPHILKEMLSEEEIQKRVKELGKQISADYADKNVLAVGVLKGSVIFMADLVREMEGSNVEIGFLAVSSYEGTDSSGSVRLLFDLDRPLEDTHVLIVEDILDTGNTLSYLTNMLSLRNPASMKLVALLDKPERRKAQINLDYRGFQIPDRFVVGYGLDYDGYYRNLKNICTVEFTD; translated from the coding sequence TTGAGACCGCATATTCTTAAAGAAATGCTGAGCGAAGAAGAGATTCAGAAGAGAGTGAAAGAGCTGGGCAAACAGATAAGCGCAGACTATGCAGATAAGAACGTGCTTGCAGTGGGCGTTCTGAAAGGTTCGGTGATATTTATGGCCGACCTTGTCAGAGAGATGGAAGGTTCAAACGTTGAGATAGGCTTTCTGGCTGTGTCAAGCTACGAAGGTACTGATTCATCCGGTTCCGTAAGGCTTCTGTTCGATCTGGACAGGCCGCTGGAGGATACCCATGTTCTCATCGTTGAAGATATACTGGATACCGGAAACACATTGTCATATCTTACCAATATGCTTTCTCTGCGTAATCCGGCATCCATGAAGCTTGTTGCTCTGCTGGACAAGCCAGAAAGACGCAAAGCGCAGATAAATCTGGACTACAGAGGATTCCAGATTCCCGACAGGTTCGTGGTTGGCTACGGACTTGATTACGACGGATATTACCGCAATTTAAAAAATATATGCACGGTCGAATTTACCGACTGA